The Actinocatenispora sera genome has a window encoding:
- a CDS encoding phage tail tip lysozyme: MFRSGKARVAILTATLAGALTLAGTTAPAQASPQTGAATVKAGSHGGMSPNNSPIAPSVITQNEQAAFNYFVAKGLTAQQSAGIIGNLDQESGMDPTIWEYGGGPGRGIAQWSAGGRWDTDPGDNVAEFAAGGNVYDLTLQLNFIWFELTSFPGYGLGDLQAAGTIDDAVLAFQNKYEICGACNSTNRINFAYAAYNAYAG, from the coding sequence GTGTTCAGATCCGGCAAGGCACGTGTCGCCATCCTCACCGCGACTCTCGCCGGCGCCCTGACGCTGGCCGGTACCACCGCGCCCGCACAGGCGTCGCCCCAGACCGGCGCGGCCACGGTAAAAGCCGGCAGCCACGGCGGGATGAGCCCCAACAACTCACCGATCGCCCCGTCGGTGATCACCCAGAACGAGCAGGCCGCGTTCAACTACTTCGTCGCCAAGGGCCTGACGGCGCAGCAGTCGGCCGGCATCATCGGCAACCTCGACCAGGAGTCCGGCATGGACCCGACCATCTGGGAGTACGGCGGGGGCCCGGGCCGGGGCATCGCGCAGTGGAGTGCCGGCGGCCGGTGGGACACCGACCCGGGCGACAACGTGGCCGAGTTCGCCGCCGGCGGCAACGTCTACGACCTGACGTTGCAGCTGAACTTCATCTGGTTCGAGCTGACGAGCTTCCCCGGCTACGGGCTCGGCGACCTCCAGGCGGCGGGCACCATCGACGACGCCGTCCTCGCCTTCCAGAACAAGTACGAGATCTGCGGCGCGTGCAACAGCACCAACCGGATCAACTTCGCCTACGCCGCGTACAACGCCTACGCCGGCTGA